GGCAATAGTTTTGATgggaagtgtgtgtttgtttttcactaGGATGTTTTTTTGGAGGGTGGCTGACACATTTCACCCATCAAAGTGCTATGCATGGCTTTGATGTGTAAAATCCAGTTTTCTATGTGGCTTGTGTTTGTGACAGTCAAACGGAATCAGACACAAGTCTTGTGTGgaacatctgtgtgtttgtgatgaagCCAGACAGTGCCACCTGCTGATTACAATTTGAACCGATTAGTGTGCCTTCACTGGAGCCTTCACTATCTTCACTTGCTAAGCGATGTTAGTCAAGAGTGTGTATGTGGCACACTCAAACTctgcatacaggtgcatctcaataaattagaatgttgtggaaaagttcatttatttcagtaattcaactcatgTGAAacttgtgaaactcgtgtattaaatttaatgcacacagactgaagtagtttaagtctttggttcttttaattttgatgattttggctcacatttaacaaaaacccacccatctcaacaaattataatacttcataagaccaataaaactTTTTTGGTGGACTGTTGgctttctggaaagtatgttcgtttactgtacatgtactcaatacttggtaggggctccttttgctttaattactgcctcaattcggcgtggcatggaggtgatcagtttgtggcactgctgaggtgataTGCAAACCCAGgttctgcattttttggtctcttttttctcttttttctctcattttcctcttgacaataccccatagagaatctgtgggcaggtgccaaatcctgctggaaaatgaaatcagcatcttcaaaaagctggtcagcagaaggaagcatgaagtgctccaaaattttttggtaaacgggtccagtgactttggttttcaaaaaacacaatggaccaacaccagcagatgacgttgcaccccaaatcatcacagactgtggaaacttaacactggacttcaagcaacttgagctatgagcttctccgcccttcttccagactctaggaccttggtttccaaatgaaatacaaaacttgctctcatctgaaaagaagactttgaaccactgggcaacagtccagttcttcttctactttagcccaggtaagacacctctgacgatttctgtggttcaggagtggcttaacaagaggaatacgacaactgtagccaaattccttgacacgtctgtgtgtggtggctcttgatgccttgaccccagcctccgtccattccttgtgaagttgaCTCAAATACTTGAATTGAtttttgcttgacagtcctcataaggctACGGTTATCTCGGTtcgttgtgcatctttttcttccacactttctccttccactcaactttctgttaacatgcttggatacagcactctgtgaacagacagcttctttggcaatgaatgtttgtggcttaccctccttatgaagggtgtcaatgattgtcttctggacaactgtcagatcagcagtcttccccatgattgtgtagaatagtgaaccaaactgagtgACCATTtggaaggctcaggaaacctttgcagatgttttgagttgattagctgattggcatgtcgccatattctaatttgttgagatcgtgaattggtgggtttttgttaaatgtgagccaaaatcatcacaattaaaagaaccaaagacttaaactacttcagtctgtgtgtattgaatttatttaatacacgagtttcacaatttgagttgaattactaaaataaattaacttttccacgacattctaatttattgagatgcgcCTGTACTCTTCGCTCAGGTCTCAAATGTTcctataacaataaacaataacaataaacctCAGGCACCTTATCTTTGATTCAAACTGTAATAGATATTAACTGTAAtagataaataatgtaatatattgtaatatatatattattactggTAAAACTATCATTTAGCAACAAGTGATCACTATATACAGTAGATGAACCATGCTAAGTCAAAGAAATTTTAAAGAATACCATTGtaccatatacataaaaaatttgctaaaaatctGTACTGTGGCACTGTTTAGTATTGTTTTGATAGTCTTGTATAACTTGTATTCATAGTTTAATATCTGTGTTTATCCTTAaagtatgtttatatgtttattatggTACACAAATATGGTACTGTCATACCACTTgtcgaaaaaaaaacaaattactatagaatttttttttttttttggtttgtttgtttgttgctccATTGTTGCTGTTGATGTTTTCTGTCCTACTTTTATAAAGTAGTAAACAGCTGCTTGCACCGCAACCTATGACACAGAACACCTGTTGTGTTTCTGCTTTTGGCACAAAAAAAGTTACAGCATTTGTATCAGAATTTGGTTTGTGGGAGAATGACTGTTGCTCATTAAACAATAGAGGGACTGTAAGCGAGGAGTTAGGGTGAGGCCAGTCTGTCTCTAACCTGCGACACAGACAATGACTCAGTCACACACACTTGGGTAAATGTTGAGTACAGGTTGTGAAGTAGAGCATGTACTCTCATACTGCAGActaattgaaaaattaatttaattaataacttGTATTCACTTTACATGAAGTATataattttactcaagtaaattcTCAATTAGttcttctttttaatttgtatatcttTATCAACATAATATAccacagttaattaaaaaaacatcataaccAGTTGAAATCTCTTCACTTACTACTCATTTTACTGAAAACTCGGCAGGATCTTTGTTCATCTGCATTGACTTCTTGTAATATTCCCACCACTAaccacaccacacaaacaacTCACAAGTGAAAAACAACTTTATCTGCCTATTCTGCCATCACATAAACATGGGCTCCTGGAGACTTGGATTGGGGCCAGACCGTAACTAGATGTCTGGGATTAAGAGGTGTTTTCTGTTGTTCAATAGAATGAGTAATAGCTGCTAGTTCTGCTCGGGTGAAAGGCTGATGGAACCCGCTCTGAAATGTCACGCACTAAGGCAGCACAGCAATTAGCTTTTTAGGTAGTTCAGGGCACCTGCCTTAGATTTAGAAGGGCTCAGGATGTCatgtcatattattttttaacttacagCTCCCAGACATAGCATGTTTCCAGTAAAAGGCCCTTTGATTTAAACAATATGGACTCTGACTGAATTGCCCATCTGTCATTCATTTGAAAGCAAATTGCATAGCAGTACAAAAATTGAACACCCACAATGCATTAATtcatcagttttaaaattaaaaatgtaaaattaaggaAACCCAATAGGTTGCTTTAAATACAAACtgtgtattaaaatgatttttaaaggaaaaatttgttttactttatttacttttatgtacTTAAAGTATAGTTCAACCCAAAAGGAAAGCCTTGTTGTCAATTATTCTTCATgcagtttcaaacctgtatgactttctttttttatctgtgtaACCCAAAAGAAGATATGCTGAAAACTATTTtggtccataaaatgaaagtcatctttcagttaaaaataataataataataataataattacaattaataataataataaaaaactaataatgaaactttttttttttaaataatgttattttgtgttacacagaaatGGTTTAGAAAAACGtgaataaaagatgacagaattttcttaaAAGCACAGTTAAATGTGGGTTTCTTTTACAACCTAGTCCCATATGTGTTTCTGTTAGTCAGGCACCTCTGCTTCCCAAGGCTGGAGAGACGATACATGGGCACAGGTTCTTTATCGGTTTTGATGGCAAAGGGGCCAATCAATGCATCCAAGCTGCACGAATGGGGGCCAAGACTGCCATGGTGTATAAGGTACCCAATATGGTCTGCTTTCCTGAACATCCTAAATAACTGAATATAGCCTAaagtacacacagacacaaaaagtTTAGGTTGATACCCAGCAATTCATGTATTTCAGCATTTAACCACACAAGATAACCTAACCAAGTATTAAAGCTCTTCATTTTGTCAGTGCAAAGACCCCAATCAATACTGAAGCGTATGCAGTGTGTAAAAATAGACTTCTATgctttcagaaacattcaaagaGAGATCACACTTCAAAGACAGGAGGCCAGGTAGTGAAGGGTCTCCACTGCTGGGGATTAGGACCCCATCCTTGGCATGTCTTTACCAGTGTGGGATAAAAGCAGACCCATTTGGGAAAAAAGGAAGCCTTTTGCCCCTTACCTCAACAATGAACGTCTcatagagagaaagagggagagaggtgGAGATTAAAGTTGTATTTGTAGAGTGGAGGCGTTTGTTTGGGGATGCTATATCTGGAAGGCTTGGCCTGATATAGCAGTGCAGAACTTTGACCGGTCAGTGAGTTGCTAGAAAATATCATCTCAAGTTCAGCTTTTCATCTTTGGTTGCTTTTTCTCTTTAGGTCGGCAGAGACGTTTTTGGGAATGACTATAttcaaaacttcaaaaataaTGGCATATTGACTGGTAATAGCCAAACAGAGTTACATTGTTTCACATCTAAGGCTTTGTTAAGATAagcagcaaaatatattttaaaatcagatttttttagtgtaatgttaatgtaactcaaatatatttagtttttcatgcTTGTAAtttggaacagaaaaaaaaaaaaaaaatttacaaacctGATGAAAAATTTGTAGATGATTTGAAATCTTATTAAAATAGTGTTTCAGTTTGAAATATAAGAttctatttcaagtaatgaatttTTCCATCATTTGGgttgcagtgtgtatgtgtgtgtaatgtaaatactgtacatcatGTGCAATAGTTCCTAGCTGTGTCAGAATTTACAAATATTTGGCGCctttttccctttatatgaaatatgtgaacagagtaagtaaatgaaaatgacatgcatGAATGTATAAAATACAGTGATGTGTTTGTTGCATGTACCTTGATGAAAGATCAGCACAATGGTATGATGCCATGATGGTCATAAGCAGAAGCTAAATTTCCAGTTTTACATTCTCTAATTTTCATGATGACAACTATTTTCATCATGCTGACATCTATGTCATTATTAGTCTAACAGCCGATGTAGATAGGCAAAATGATGAACagtgacaaagaaaaaaacaaaaaacaaatcttgcTTTgaagtttagatatttttacttgaaaacaagacaaaaatactgagtaagagcTCTCAGTTTTGCAGTTCAGTTCTGATCTTGGAACACCTTGCAGTGCATTTTGCAATcttataatgacatttaaaatatatcgtCCCTTACTGTAGTtatctacattttttttagttacttgtagtttaacttattatttttgtaattaattaattaaattaattatttcattaaatgatgCATATCTTCAAGCTACAGTGTTAAAATTGCTTCAGCACTGTTTGTAAGTCTGCATATGTACTGCCTCtattatcataatttataaacagtaaaagattttaaatgagcATTCAGACTTATTCAATTCAGTTTTTATATATGGTAAGCAATTTAGGTTATccgcttctctctctctttagcctATGTAGAACAGACTGAACATGCTGCAACTGGAGCTGCCTCTATCATCGTAAATGACACAGGTAAAATGAAATTGGTCCAAGTACCGAGCTCTGCTGCATGTCCTGAGTTTTAAAAGCCCCTAAAATAACATAAACGCCACTAAGTACTCTTCTGAATGAGACATGGATGAGTGAGAAGCTCTCTACCTGTGTCCAGCTCGCCTACGCAGGGTAATTTTAGACCCAGTTTAATGTAGCGCTGCTTGGACTTAAAGAAAGGTGACATAACCAGTCTGCCTCTAAATGTAAGGCCTACTGTACTGTAAATGTCATGGTTTAGTGATACAGCTTAAGTGGTGAGCCTTGTGGAAGTCCACTAGCACCACAGTGAGTACTCGAAGAAGAACTCTGTTTGGGCGTCATGATCACCATAACAACCTATTGAATTTACTTCCTGTTCATCCTATTTTATGGGCTATTTATAGTTTTCATATTAAGTCACACAGTGGTGCAGCCGCAATTTGTAGGACCAAATTGCAATTCCGTCAAtctgctgtgctgtgctgtggaCTCTGATAACAGCAAATCACtatggattatttaccaagagatgtggatgtatggcattttttttattttttttttatttaatatttctcatAAGCATAGATGCGtttttacatttcagtattttagttAGCAAGTTCATAATGAAACTTGCAAAAGGTTAAATTTGCATGCTGATTTGCATGCTGAAACAGACGAAAAAGAGGAAGATGATGACAGTCCAGCACATTCAAGGAGAAAGCTCTATAGTTTTAGTttccacattattatttttatgaatgtaactgAATGTAATTACTTAAAGGATGTTAGAATGAAGAGGATTTGTTTGTACCTATTAGTATTAAAATTCTATAgaaaacgttttttatttttttcaaataatctcagttaactaaatatataagctagttgcaatgatttttataatgataatgtACTGCGGTCAAAGTATTTCTTctaattttgaaaagtgtttcttctaatttacttaaaagtataattaacccagaattatgtcatcatttacattattacatcaaTTCCCCCTCTTTGTTTCCAAACCCctcacttttgtttttctgtagaacttaaaagaagatactttgaagaatacGGGTAATCAAAACCAACAGATTTGTTACATAAAGGgaggaaataatttaatattaatgtttaatttcattcagtttggtGCAGTCAGTTAGACCTTTAGTAATAGATACTTGTGcattatttgctctttacaggtgcagaaatgaaagctcccaaGCAAAGAACTTACTAGACTAAGATGTGGAAAGACATGCTGCACAATGACCACCTCAATGAGCAACAACCAAGAACAGTATTCACTGATTACCTTTAAAAATTATACATAGCATCAGTTAGGTAATATTTATTAAACGTTACAATCCAAGTGTACATATAAATTCCTCATTCATTCAAGTAAATGCATGTGTAATTTtgcaaaatgtgttaaatattttatctacagTTATTGTATAACTGCTGAATAATAAATtgttgtgtaaattaattttccTTATGCCATCTTTGTCAAGCTAGTTAATTAGTGGACTTTAAAAGTGCTTTCATAATGAGATGATTATAGATTTGTTAAgtcatgttatttatgtattataatctttataattaaaatgaaagtaaatgttttGTCTAGGTAAcgttataaattttaaatgaaatattaatgaacagtGCAGTAGATATAGAAATGAAACTGGGCTAAGTCTGGCGAGTCCAGTAAGTTACGGCATCGCCGTTTGTAAGAGTGGCAGTGTCAGTAAGTTACGGCATCGCATCTAGTCCAGTTGATTAAACACAGAATCTGAAAATGTGTACACAGGCATCCAGGTCGGGTGCAGCAGATGGATCCAGACTGATGGACAGGTCTCTAGCAGGTGAAAAGTTAACTGAAAATGGCCCGAGTGAACGGAGAGGGATTGTGTATGAGGTAGATGTAAATAGCCTATCAGCAAACGTCAAATTGGTAAGTTTCCACTAGACTATAGTGGAGTCAGCAGTTCG
The sequence above is drawn from the Cyprinus carpio isolate SPL01 chromosome A17, ASM1834038v1, whole genome shotgun sequence genome and encodes:
- the LOC109107321 gene encoding ribokinase-like codes for the protein MSEDVSVVVVGSCMTDLVSQAPLLPKAGETIHGHRFFIGFDGKGANQCIQAARMGAKTAMVYKVGRDVFGNDYIQNFKNNGILTAYVEQTEHAATGAASIIVNDTGKMKLVQASRSGAADGSRLMDRSLAAEQTSISVKTIFNPAPAIADLCSDFYKASDVFCCSESEGAGVLAFYMAHYPTMPLEEMARRANFVAVVSVQTVGTQTSFPFQKDLPTR